A genomic stretch from Arachis stenosperma cultivar V10309 chromosome 3, arast.V10309.gnm1.PFL2, whole genome shotgun sequence includes:
- the LOC130967646 gene encoding serine decarboxylase 1-like: protein MVGSVDVWGTVDSSMNGAGVGGCLIKELVHHHGEREKIVLGRDMHTVSFEITEPDLDDDVTGEREAYMASVLSKYKKSLTEKTKFHLGYPYNLDFDYDALCQLQHFSINNLGDPFIESNYGVHSRQFEVGVLDWFARLWELDKNQYWGYITNCGTEGNLHGILVGREVFPDGILYASQESHYSVFKAARMYRMDCVKVNTLSSGEIDCHDFKSKLLSNKDKPAIVNVNIGTTVKGAVDDLDLVINKLQEAGFSHDRFYIHCDGALFGLMLPFVKRAPKVSFKKAIGSVSVSGHKFVGCPMPCGVLITRLEHVKVLSRNVEYLASRDATIMGSRNGHAPLFLWYTLNRKGYRGFRKEVQKCLRNAHYFKDRLVHAGIGAMLNELSSTVVFERPHDEEFVRKWQLACQGNIAHVVVMPNVTIHKLDGFLDELVQKRDAWFGEGKSQPPCIASDVGIHNCLCALHR, encoded by the exons GAGCAGGTGTAGGGGGATGTTTGATCAAAGAACTAGTCCATCATCATGGCGAAAGGGAGAAGATAGTTCTGGGAAGAGATATGCATACGGTGTCGTTTGAAATCACTGAACCAGATCTGGATGATGACGTTACAGGAGAAAGAGAAGCTTATATGGCTAGTGTTTTATCCAAGTACAAAAAATCCCTCACAGAAAAAACCAAGTTCCATCTAG GCTATCCATACAATCTGGATTTCGACTACGATGCGCTGTGTCAGCTTCAGCACTTCTCCATAAACAACCTGGGGGATCCGTTTATCGAGAGCAACTACGGAGTGCACTCGAGGCAGTTCGAGGTTGGTGTTTTGGACTGGTTTGCAAGGTTGTGGGAACTTGACAAGAACCAGTACTGGGGATACATAACAAACTGTGGCACAGAAGGGAATCTCCATGGAATCCTTGTTGGCAGAGAGGTGTTCCCAGATGGAATCTTGTATGCCTCTCAGGAATCACACTACTCCGTTTTCAAGGCTGCTCGCATGTACAGAATGGACTGTGTCAAAGTCAACACTCTTTCCTCTGGCGAGATTGATTGCCATGATTTTAAGTCCAAGCTTCTTTCTAACAAGGATAAGCCTGCAATTGTTAATGTTAACATAGGTACAACTGTCAAAGGAGCTGTTGATGATCTTGATTTGGTTATTAACAAGCTTCAGGAAGCAGGATTCTCCCATGACAGATTCTATATCCATTGTGATGGGGCTTTGTTTGGTCTCATGTTACCTTTTGTCAAACGA GCTCCAAAAGTGAGTTTCAAGAAGGCAATTGGAAGCGTGAGTGTGTCAGGGCACAAATTCGTTGGGTGTCCAATGCCATGTGGGGTGCTGATAACAAGATTGGAACACGTGAAGGTGCTGTCAAGGAACGTAGAGTACCTTGCCTCGAGAGATGCAACAATCATGGGTAGCCGTAACGGCCACGCGCCACTCTTCCTATGGTACACTCTAAACAGAAAAGGATACAGGGGATTCCGGAAAGAGGTTCAGAAATGCTTGAGGAACGCACACTACTTCAAGGACCGCCTCGTCCACGCGGGGATCGGAGCAATGCTGAACGAGCTCAGCAGCACCGTCGTGTTTGAGCGCCCTCACGACGAGGAGTTCGTGCGCAAGTGGCAGTTGGCGTGCCAGGGGAACATAGCACATGTTGTGGTCATGCCAAATGTCACCATACACAAGCTGGATGGTTTTCTTGACGAGCTTGTGCAAAAGCGTGATGCATGGTTCGGAGAAGGGAAATCTCAGCCTCCTTGTATAGCTTCTGATGTTGGCATACATAATTGCCTTTGTGCTTTGCATAGGTGA